Proteins from a single region of Pongo abelii isolate AG06213 chromosome 17, NHGRI_mPonAbe1-v2.0_pri, whole genome shotgun sequence:
- the TMEM200C gene encoding transmembrane protein 200C translates to MIATGGLLRISARKQDPLRPPSQIPKRKRKAKKRRKNDVVVVKGKLKLCSISGLIALCGILVLLVGIAMAVVGYWPKATGANREGGKQLPPAGSSHRVPTTANSSSSGSKNRSRSHPRAPGGVNSSFAGAPRSTPPARAASPSSSSTSVGFFFRIFSGYLHSDKLKVFGPLIMGIGIFLFICANAVLHENRDKKTKIINLRDLYSTVIDVHSLRAKDLAAAAAAAAAAAASSSSSAPAAAPPGAIPLNGFLSYVQSRGLELKPGSCGGAGDAFGAAAMLAKGSWPPHPAALSGGRPRGSASPPDLASSPSCPREPPSLAEAVYSVYRERSGVAGRRRAAAATAAAAASSCSSPAPCSPPESWGRQSTASSFVDSSLSAFALLPLQGDRDRDGDAEGASCSWQRPPGERGSLEIPRGELDLSMTNLRGAEGSLRGARQELEEPEGAVAARAARGQGGRLPRTGRYAALRRRSTSGLPDYRAPPSPEPPPSRVSADPDSSPLVKAASPSPPLRLESLPPTRRDSGSSQSDDPSSSNKGYTPLREAGTSSESVLDAVAGQTRDSVAAPVPGAEQSSPEGASQEPPTAEQPQPVQRQFTNKEKLIMISRSHAIGVEELESTGI, encoded by the coding sequence ATGATCGCCACCGGCGGCCTGCTAAGGATTTCCGCCAGAAAGCAGGATCCACTCCGCCCCCCAAGCCAGATACCCAAGCGCAAGCGGAAAGCCAAGAAGAGGCGCAAGAACGACGTGGTGGTGGTGAAAGGCAAGCTGAAGCTGTGCTCCATCTCGGGGCTCATCGCCCTCTGTGGGATCCTGGTGCTGCTGGTGGGCATAGCCATGGCGGTGGTGGGCTACTGGCCCAAGGCCACCGGGGCCAATCGGGAGGGGGGTAAGCAGCTGCCGCCTGCGGGCAGCAGCCACCGCGTCCCAACCACGgccaacagcagcagcagtggcagcaaaAACCGGTCCAGGAGCCACCCTAGGGCTCCAGGGGGTGTCAACTCCAGTTTCGCGGGCGCGCCCAGGAGCACGCCTCCAGCGCGAGCcgcctccccttcctcctcctccacgtcGGTGGGCTTCTTCTTCCGCATCTTCTCTGGCTACCTGCACTCTGACAAGCTCAAGGTCTTCGGGCCCCTCATCATGGGCATCGGCATCTTCCTCTTCATCTGCGCAAACGCGGTCCTCCACGAGAACCGGGATAAGAAGACCAAAATCATCAACCTGCGGGACCTCTACTCCACCGTCATCGACGTGCACAGCCTCCGCGCCAAAGACCTGGCGGCCGCGGCGGCCGCCGCGGCGGCCGCAGCCGCCTCTTCGTCGTCGTCGGCCCCCGCCGCGGCGCCCCCCGGGGCCATCCCGCTCAACGGCTTCCTCAGCTACGTGCAGTCGCGGGGCCTGGAGCTGAAGCCCGGGAGCTGCGGTGGCGCCGGGGACGCCTTCGGAGCGGCGGCGATGCTGGCCAAGGGCTCGTGGCCGCCTCACCCCGCAGCGCTGAGCGGCGGTCGCCCTCGGGGCTCCGCGTCCCCGCCGGACCTGGCCTCTTCCCCGAGCTGTCCGCGGGAGCCCCCGAGCCTGGCCGAGGCCGTGTACAGCGTCTACCGCGAGCGTTCGGGCGTGGCAGGCCGTCGCCGGGCCGCCGCTGCCACCGCCGCCGCAGCCGCTAGCAGCTGCAGCAGTCCCGCTCCCTGCAGCCCACCGGAGAGCTGGGGGCGCCAGAGCACCGCCAGCTCCTTCGTGGACTCCTCTCTGAGCGCCTTCGCGCTGCTGCCCTTGCAAGGGGACCGCGATAGGGACGGGGACGCGGAGGGCGCGAGCTGCAGCTGGCAGAGGCCTCCGGGGGAACGCGGCTCCCTGGAGATCCCGAGGGGCGAGCTCGACCTGAGCATGACCAACCTCCGCGGAGCAGAGGGCAGCTTGCGCGGGGCGCGCCAGGAGCTGGAGGAGCCCGAGGGCGCGGTAGCGGCGCGCGCCGCCAGGGGGCAGGGCGGCCGCCTGCCCAGGACCGGCAGGTACGCGGCCTTGCGGCGCCGCAGCACCAGTGGGCTCCCGGACTACCGGGCGCCGCCGTCCCCCGAGCCCCCGCCCTCCCGGGTGAGTGCGGACCCGGACTCCAGCCCTCTGGTCAAAGCCGCCTCCCCCTCGCCACCCCTGCGGCTGGAGAGCTTGCCCCCCACCAGGCGGGACTCCGGGAGCTCCCAGTCGGATGACCCATCCAGCAGCAATAAGGGCTACACACCCCTGCGGGAGGCCGGCACCTCCTCCGAGTCGGTCTTGGACGCAGTAGCTGGTCAAACGCGAGACTCTGTGGCCGCTCCCGTTCCGGGTGCGGAGCAGAGCTCGCCGGAGGGTGCCAGCCAGGAGCCACCCACGGCCGAGCAACCTCAGCCGGTGCAGAGGCAGTTTACAAACAAGGAGAAACTCATCATGATTTCCAGGTCTCATGCCATAGGGGTAGAAGAACTGGAAAGCACAGGCATTTAG